One Urocitellus parryii isolate mUroPar1 chromosome 8, mUroPar1.hap1, whole genome shotgun sequence DNA window includes the following coding sequences:
- the Vgll2 gene encoding transcription cofactor vestigial-like protein 2 isoform X4, with translation MSCLDVMYQVYGPPQPYFAAAYTPYHQKLAYYSKMQEAQECNASPSSSGSGSSSFSSQTPASIKEEEGSPEKERPPEAEYINSRCVLFTYFQGDISSVVDEHFSRALSQPSSYSPSCTSSKAPRSSGPWRADSSFPMNQRSFPASFWNSAYQAPVPAPLGSPLAAAHSELPFATADPYSPAALHSHLHQGAAEAWHHAHPHHAHAHHPYALGGALGAQAAAYPRPTAVHEVYAPHFDPRYGPLLMPASSGRPARLAPARAPAPGSPPCELSAKGEPAGGAWTAPGGPFVSPAGDVTQGLGLSVDSGLQPQDKSKDLYWF, from the exons ATGAGCTGTCTGGATGTTATGTACCAAGTCTATGGTCCTCCGCAGCCTTACTTCGCAGCCGCCTACACCCCCTATCACCAG aaGCTAGCCTATTACTCCAAAATGCAGGAAGCCCAAGAGTGCAACGCCAGCCCCAGCAGCAGTGGCAGTGGCAGCTCCTCATTTTCTAGCCAAACCCCAGCCAGCATaaaagaggaggaaggcagcCCAGAGAAAGAGCGCCCACCAGAGGCAGAGTACATCAACTCCCGCTGCGTCCTCTTCACCTATTTCCAGGGGGACATCAGCTCCGTGGTGGATGAACATTTCAGTAGGGCCCTGAGCCAGCCTAGCAGCTACTCCCCGAGCTGTACCAGCAGCAAAGCACCAAGGAGCTCTGGTCCCTGGAGAG CAGACAGCTCCTTCCCGATGAACCAGCGCAGCTTTCCCGCCTCCTTCTGGAACAGCGCGTACCAGGCACCAGTACCCGCACCTCTGGGCAGTCCTCTGGCCGCGGCTCACTCTGAGCTGCCCTTCGCCACCGCAGACCCCTACTCTCCCGCGGCGCTGCACAGCCACCTGCACCAGGGCGCAGCCGAGGCATGGCACCACGCGCACCCGCACCACGCACATGCCCACCACCCGTACGCGCTGGGCGGCGCCCTTGGCGCCCAGGCCGCTGCCTACCCGCGACCCACCGCTGTGCATGAAGTCTATGCACCGCACTTCGACCCTCGCTATGGTCCTTTGCTGATGCCCGCCTCCTCTGGGCGCCCGGCCCGTCTTGCACCAGCTCGGGCACCCGCACCCGGCAGCCCACCTTGCGAGCTCTCCGCAAAGGGCGAGCCAGCCGGAGGCGCGTGGACCGCGCCCGGGGGGCCCTTCGTGAGCCCCGCGGGGGACGTGACCCAGGGCCTGGGCCTCAGCGTGGACTCAG GTTTACAGCCTCAGGACAAAAGCAAGGATCTGTACTGGTTTTAG
- the Vgll2 gene encoding transcription cofactor vestigial-like protein 2 isoform X2: protein MSCLDVMYQVYGPPQPYFAAAYTPYHQKLAYYSKMQEAQECNASPSSSGSGSSSFSSQTPASIKEEEGSPEKERPPEAEYINSRCVLFTYFQGDISSVVDEHFSRALSQPSSYSPSCTSSKAPRSSGPWRDSSFPMNQRSFPASFWNSAYQAPVPAPLGSPLAAAHSELPFATADPYSPAALHSHLHQGAAEAWHHAHPHHAHAHHPYALGGALGAQAAAYPRPTAVHEVYAPHFDPRYGPLLMPASSGRPARLAPARAPAPGSPPCELSAKGEPAGGAWTAPGGPFVSPAGDVTQGLGLSVDSGKRRRECSLSGAPPALYPTLG from the exons ATGAGCTGTCTGGATGTTATGTACCAAGTCTATGGTCCTCCGCAGCCTTACTTCGCAGCCGCCTACACCCCCTATCACCAG aaGCTAGCCTATTACTCCAAAATGCAGGAAGCCCAAGAGTGCAACGCCAGCCCCAGCAGCAGTGGCAGTGGCAGCTCCTCATTTTCTAGCCAAACCCCAGCCAGCATaaaagaggaggaaggcagcCCAGAGAAAGAGCGCCCACCAGAGGCAGAGTACATCAACTCCCGCTGCGTCCTCTTCACCTATTTCCAGGGGGACATCAGCTCCGTGGTGGATGAACATTTCAGTAGGGCCCTGAGCCAGCCTAGCAGCTACTCCCCGAGCTGTACCAGCAGCAAAGCACCAAGGAGCTCTGGTCCCTGGAGAG ACAGCTCCTTCCCGATGAACCAGCGCAGCTTTCCCGCCTCCTTCTGGAACAGCGCGTACCAGGCACCAGTACCCGCACCTCTGGGCAGTCCTCTGGCCGCGGCTCACTCTGAGCTGCCCTTCGCCACCGCAGACCCCTACTCTCCCGCGGCGCTGCACAGCCACCTGCACCAGGGCGCAGCCGAGGCATGGCACCACGCGCACCCGCACCACGCACATGCCCACCACCCGTACGCGCTGGGCGGCGCCCTTGGCGCCCAGGCCGCTGCCTACCCGCGACCCACCGCTGTGCATGAAGTCTATGCACCGCACTTCGACCCTCGCTATGGTCCTTTGCTGATGCCCGCCTCCTCTGGGCGCCCGGCCCGTCTTGCACCAGCTCGGGCACCCGCACCCGGCAGCCCACCTTGCGAGCTCTCCGCAAAGGGCGAGCCAGCCGGAGGCGCGTGGACCGCGCCCGGGGGGCCCTTCGTGAGCCCCGCGGGGGACGTGACCCAGGGCCTGGGCCTCAGCGTGGACTCAGGTAAGCGGAGGAGGGAGTGTAGCCTCTCCGGGGCCCCTCCAGCGCTGTACCCGACCCTGGGCTAA
- the Vgll2 gene encoding transcription cofactor vestigial-like protein 2 isoform X3 — protein sequence MSCLDVMYQVYGPPQPYFAAAYTPYHQLAYYSKMQEAQECNASPSSSGSGSSSFSSQTPASIKEEEGSPEKERPPEAEYINSRCVLFTYFQGDISSVVDEHFSRALSQPSSYSPSCTSSKAPRSSGPWRADSSFPMNQRSFPASFWNSAYQAPVPAPLGSPLAAAHSELPFATADPYSPAALHSHLHQGAAEAWHHAHPHHAHAHHPYALGGALGAQAAAYPRPTAVHEVYAPHFDPRYGPLLMPASSGRPARLAPARAPAPGSPPCELSAKGEPAGGAWTAPGGPFVSPAGDVTQGLGLSVDSGKRRRECSLSGAPPALYPTLG from the exons ATGAGCTGTCTGGATGTTATGTACCAAGTCTATGGTCCTCCGCAGCCTTACTTCGCAGCCGCCTACACCCCCTATCACCAG CTAGCCTATTACTCCAAAATGCAGGAAGCCCAAGAGTGCAACGCCAGCCCCAGCAGCAGTGGCAGTGGCAGCTCCTCATTTTCTAGCCAAACCCCAGCCAGCATaaaagaggaggaaggcagcCCAGAGAAAGAGCGCCCACCAGAGGCAGAGTACATCAACTCCCGCTGCGTCCTCTTCACCTATTTCCAGGGGGACATCAGCTCCGTGGTGGATGAACATTTCAGTAGGGCCCTGAGCCAGCCTAGCAGCTACTCCCCGAGCTGTACCAGCAGCAAAGCACCAAGGAGCTCTGGTCCCTGGAGAG CAGACAGCTCCTTCCCGATGAACCAGCGCAGCTTTCCCGCCTCCTTCTGGAACAGCGCGTACCAGGCACCAGTACCCGCACCTCTGGGCAGTCCTCTGGCCGCGGCTCACTCTGAGCTGCCCTTCGCCACCGCAGACCCCTACTCTCCCGCGGCGCTGCACAGCCACCTGCACCAGGGCGCAGCCGAGGCATGGCACCACGCGCACCCGCACCACGCACATGCCCACCACCCGTACGCGCTGGGCGGCGCCCTTGGCGCCCAGGCCGCTGCCTACCCGCGACCCACCGCTGTGCATGAAGTCTATGCACCGCACTTCGACCCTCGCTATGGTCCTTTGCTGATGCCCGCCTCCTCTGGGCGCCCGGCCCGTCTTGCACCAGCTCGGGCACCCGCACCCGGCAGCCCACCTTGCGAGCTCTCCGCAAAGGGCGAGCCAGCCGGAGGCGCGTGGACCGCGCCCGGGGGGCCCTTCGTGAGCCCCGCGGGGGACGTGACCCAGGGCCTGGGCCTCAGCGTGGACTCAGGTAAGCGGAGGAGGGAGTGTAGCCTCTCCGGGGCCCCTCCAGCGCTGTACCCGACCCTGGGCTAA
- the Vgll2 gene encoding transcription cofactor vestigial-like protein 2 isoform X5 → MSCLDVMYQVYGPPQPYFAAAYTPYHQKLAYYSKMQEAQECNASPSSSGSGSSSFSSQTPASIKEEEGSPEKERPPEAEYINSRCVLFTYFQGDISSVVDEHFSRALSQPSSYSPSCTSSKAPRSSGPWRADSSFPMNQRSFPASFWNSAYQAPVPAPLGSPLAAAHSELPFATADPYSPAALHSHLHQGAAEAWHHAHPHHAHAHHPYALGGALGAQAAAYPRPTAVHEVYAPHFDPRYGPLLMPASSGRPARLAPARAPAPGSPPCELSAKGEPAGGAWTAPGGPFVSPAGDVTQGLGLSVDSAPRYSLCGASLLS, encoded by the exons ATGAGCTGTCTGGATGTTATGTACCAAGTCTATGGTCCTCCGCAGCCTTACTTCGCAGCCGCCTACACCCCCTATCACCAG aaGCTAGCCTATTACTCCAAAATGCAGGAAGCCCAAGAGTGCAACGCCAGCCCCAGCAGCAGTGGCAGTGGCAGCTCCTCATTTTCTAGCCAAACCCCAGCCAGCATaaaagaggaggaaggcagcCCAGAGAAAGAGCGCCCACCAGAGGCAGAGTACATCAACTCCCGCTGCGTCCTCTTCACCTATTTCCAGGGGGACATCAGCTCCGTGGTGGATGAACATTTCAGTAGGGCCCTGAGCCAGCCTAGCAGCTACTCCCCGAGCTGTACCAGCAGCAAAGCACCAAGGAGCTCTGGTCCCTGGAGAG CAGACAGCTCCTTCCCGATGAACCAGCGCAGCTTTCCCGCCTCCTTCTGGAACAGCGCGTACCAGGCACCAGTACCCGCACCTCTGGGCAGTCCTCTGGCCGCGGCTCACTCTGAGCTGCCCTTCGCCACCGCAGACCCCTACTCTCCCGCGGCGCTGCACAGCCACCTGCACCAGGGCGCAGCCGAGGCATGGCACCACGCGCACCCGCACCACGCACATGCCCACCACCCGTACGCGCTGGGCGGCGCCCTTGGCGCCCAGGCCGCTGCCTACCCGCGACCCACCGCTGTGCATGAAGTCTATGCACCGCACTTCGACCCTCGCTATGGTCCTTTGCTGATGCCCGCCTCCTCTGGGCGCCCGGCCCGTCTTGCACCAGCTCGGGCACCCGCACCCGGCAGCCCACCTTGCGAGCTCTCCGCAAAGGGCGAGCCAGCCGGAGGCGCGTGGACCGCGCCCGGGGGGCCCTTCGTGAGCCCCGCGGGGGACGTGACCCAGGGCCTGGGCCTCAGCGTGGACTCAG CTCCTCGTTATTCCCTCTGTGGTGCATCCCTTCTGAGCTGA
- the Vgll2 gene encoding transcription cofactor vestigial-like protein 2 isoform X6, whose translation MSCLDVMYQVYGPPQPYFAAAYTPYHQKLAYYSKMQEAQECNASPSSSGSGSSSFSSQTPASIKEEEGSPEKERPPEAEYINSRCVLFTYFQGDISSVVDEHFSRALSQPSSYSPSCTSSKAPRSSGPWRDSSFPMNQRSFPASFWNSAYQAPVPAPLGSPLAAAHSELPFATADPYSPAALHSHLHQGAAEAWHHAHPHHAHAHHPYALGGALGAQAAAYPRPTAVHEVYAPHFDPRYGPLLMPASSGRPARLAPARAPAPGSPPCELSAKGEPAGGAWTAPGGPFVSPAGDVTQGLGLSVDSAPRYSLCGASLLS comes from the exons ATGAGCTGTCTGGATGTTATGTACCAAGTCTATGGTCCTCCGCAGCCTTACTTCGCAGCCGCCTACACCCCCTATCACCAG aaGCTAGCCTATTACTCCAAAATGCAGGAAGCCCAAGAGTGCAACGCCAGCCCCAGCAGCAGTGGCAGTGGCAGCTCCTCATTTTCTAGCCAAACCCCAGCCAGCATaaaagaggaggaaggcagcCCAGAGAAAGAGCGCCCACCAGAGGCAGAGTACATCAACTCCCGCTGCGTCCTCTTCACCTATTTCCAGGGGGACATCAGCTCCGTGGTGGATGAACATTTCAGTAGGGCCCTGAGCCAGCCTAGCAGCTACTCCCCGAGCTGTACCAGCAGCAAAGCACCAAGGAGCTCTGGTCCCTGGAGAG ACAGCTCCTTCCCGATGAACCAGCGCAGCTTTCCCGCCTCCTTCTGGAACAGCGCGTACCAGGCACCAGTACCCGCACCTCTGGGCAGTCCTCTGGCCGCGGCTCACTCTGAGCTGCCCTTCGCCACCGCAGACCCCTACTCTCCCGCGGCGCTGCACAGCCACCTGCACCAGGGCGCAGCCGAGGCATGGCACCACGCGCACCCGCACCACGCACATGCCCACCACCCGTACGCGCTGGGCGGCGCCCTTGGCGCCCAGGCCGCTGCCTACCCGCGACCCACCGCTGTGCATGAAGTCTATGCACCGCACTTCGACCCTCGCTATGGTCCTTTGCTGATGCCCGCCTCCTCTGGGCGCCCGGCCCGTCTTGCACCAGCTCGGGCACCCGCACCCGGCAGCCCACCTTGCGAGCTCTCCGCAAAGGGCGAGCCAGCCGGAGGCGCGTGGACCGCGCCCGGGGGGCCCTTCGTGAGCCCCGCGGGGGACGTGACCCAGGGCCTGGGCCTCAGCGTGGACTCAG CTCCTCGTTATTCCCTCTGTGGTGCATCCCTTCTGAGCTGA
- the Vgll2 gene encoding transcription cofactor vestigial-like protein 2 isoform X1: protein MSCLDVMYQVYGPPQPYFAAAYTPYHQKLAYYSKMQEAQECNASPSSSGSGSSSFSSQTPASIKEEEGSPEKERPPEAEYINSRCVLFTYFQGDISSVVDEHFSRALSQPSSYSPSCTSSKAPRSSGPWRADSSFPMNQRSFPASFWNSAYQAPVPAPLGSPLAAAHSELPFATADPYSPAALHSHLHQGAAEAWHHAHPHHAHAHHPYALGGALGAQAAAYPRPTAVHEVYAPHFDPRYGPLLMPASSGRPARLAPARAPAPGSPPCELSAKGEPAGGAWTAPGGPFVSPAGDVTQGLGLSVDSGKRRRECSLSGAPPALYPTLG, encoded by the exons ATGAGCTGTCTGGATGTTATGTACCAAGTCTATGGTCCTCCGCAGCCTTACTTCGCAGCCGCCTACACCCCCTATCACCAG aaGCTAGCCTATTACTCCAAAATGCAGGAAGCCCAAGAGTGCAACGCCAGCCCCAGCAGCAGTGGCAGTGGCAGCTCCTCATTTTCTAGCCAAACCCCAGCCAGCATaaaagaggaggaaggcagcCCAGAGAAAGAGCGCCCACCAGAGGCAGAGTACATCAACTCCCGCTGCGTCCTCTTCACCTATTTCCAGGGGGACATCAGCTCCGTGGTGGATGAACATTTCAGTAGGGCCCTGAGCCAGCCTAGCAGCTACTCCCCGAGCTGTACCAGCAGCAAAGCACCAAGGAGCTCTGGTCCCTGGAGAG CAGACAGCTCCTTCCCGATGAACCAGCGCAGCTTTCCCGCCTCCTTCTGGAACAGCGCGTACCAGGCACCAGTACCCGCACCTCTGGGCAGTCCTCTGGCCGCGGCTCACTCTGAGCTGCCCTTCGCCACCGCAGACCCCTACTCTCCCGCGGCGCTGCACAGCCACCTGCACCAGGGCGCAGCCGAGGCATGGCACCACGCGCACCCGCACCACGCACATGCCCACCACCCGTACGCGCTGGGCGGCGCCCTTGGCGCCCAGGCCGCTGCCTACCCGCGACCCACCGCTGTGCATGAAGTCTATGCACCGCACTTCGACCCTCGCTATGGTCCTTTGCTGATGCCCGCCTCCTCTGGGCGCCCGGCCCGTCTTGCACCAGCTCGGGCACCCGCACCCGGCAGCCCACCTTGCGAGCTCTCCGCAAAGGGCGAGCCAGCCGGAGGCGCGTGGACCGCGCCCGGGGGGCCCTTCGTGAGCCCCGCGGGGGACGTGACCCAGGGCCTGGGCCTCAGCGTGGACTCAGGTAAGCGGAGGAGGGAGTGTAGCCTCTCCGGGGCCCCTCCAGCGCTGTACCCGACCCTGGGCTAA